From Algoriphagus sp. NG3, the proteins below share one genomic window:
- a CDS encoding alpha/beta hydrolase family protein, with protein MNLRFSYLVTVLSLLVSFSALASVDTVITFSPAMQKEIKAVVITPQNYNQTKKYPVVYLLHGYSGNYADWITKVPQLSFYADLYDMIIVNPDGNYGSWYWDSPEVSESRYETYVSKELVDFIDKEYSTLQTREGRAITGLSMGGHGALYLAFRHQETFGAAGSLSGGVDIGPFPENWEMKKYLGTKAEHPDRWEEYSVLYQSNQLIPNRLKLIISCGTSDFFYQVNLNLHEQLAYNNIPHTFITGPGGHTWDYWADAVKYQLLFFHDFFPKNQSSPNEGH; from the coding sequence ATGAATTTAAGATTTTCTTACTTAGTTACTGTTCTTTCCTTACTGGTCTCTTTTTCCGCTCTGGCAAGTGTGGACACAGTGATCACTTTCAGTCCGGCCATGCAAAAGGAGATCAAAGCTGTAGTAATCACGCCTCAGAACTATAACCAAACCAAAAAATACCCGGTGGTCTATTTACTACATGGCTACTCGGGCAACTATGCCGATTGGATCACTAAAGTTCCGCAACTGTCCTTCTATGCAGATCTATATGATATGATCATAGTTAATCCTGATGGAAACTATGGAAGCTGGTATTGGGATAGCCCGGAAGTATCCGAATCCAGGTATGAGACGTACGTGAGCAAGGAATTGGTGGATTTTATAGACAAAGAATACAGCACATTACAAACTCGGGAAGGTAGAGCCATCACGGGCTTAAGTATGGGAGGTCACGGTGCACTCTACTTGGCATTTCGCCATCAGGAGACATTTGGGGCTGCAGGAAGCTTAAGCGGTGGGGTGGATATCGGCCCATTCCCGGAAAACTGGGAAATGAAAAAATACCTAGGAACCAAAGCCGAGCATCCAGATCGCTGGGAAGAATACTCTGTACTCTATCAAAGCAATCAGCTGATTCCCAACAGACTAAAACTTATCATAAGCTGCGGCACTTCAGATTTTTTCTATCAGGTAAACCTGAACCTGCATGAGCAACTTGCTTACAACAACATCCCCCATACTTTCATAACAGGTCCAGGTGGTCATACCTGGGATTATTGGGCAGATGCTGTAAAGTACCAGTTGCTGTTTTTCCATGATTTCTTCCCGAAGAATCAATCCTCTCCAAATGAAGGGCATTAG
- a CDS encoding nuclear transport factor 2 family protein has product MTEKHPNIQLIENFFQAYSTADFEGMRQVMSEDIKWHIPGKHPLSGTKNGIVELMDYLEKLNQYGFKAAQIVMGVNDSYVIDCHRNWSTAPGRPVLNAMSCLLWKIEENKIVEVFNFPQDQHLVDMFFNQMVAK; this is encoded by the coding sequence ATGACTGAAAAGCACCCAAACATTCAATTGATCGAGAACTTTTTCCAAGCGTATTCCACTGCTGATTTTGAAGGAATGAGGCAGGTGATGTCTGAAGATATCAAGTGGCACATTCCGGGCAAGCACCCACTTAGCGGGACGAAAAATGGGATTGTCGAACTTATGGATTATTTGGAAAAACTTAATCAGTATGGCTTCAAAGCGGCCCAGATTGTAATGGGCGTAAATGACAGTTATGTAATCGACTGTCACAGAAACTGGAGCACTGCGCCCGGCAGGCCTGTCTTGAATGCAATGTCTTGCTTGCTGTGGAAGATTGAAGAGAATAAGATTGTGGAGGTTTTCAATTTTCCTCAGGATCAACATCTTGTTGATATGTTTTTTAATCAGATGGTTGCTAAGTAG
- a CDS encoding serine hydrolase domain-containing protein, translating into MKSYTILLFLYLSIAFQTVFAQQRVLKKAMVKAEGKDFSGVVLVANQGKIEFEEAMGMRSYEQGIPLQSTDIFELASLSKQFTAMMVMICKEKGLLGFDDLASEYVETPYTRISIRHLLTHTSGLPDYQEVMDEHWDKSKVAGNPEILEYLRKYAPPISFEPGEKYEYSNTGYVILASIVEKVTGRDFVMLSEEWIFKPLNMKSTAIRSLAEKASVSNFAAGHLKNDQGQYVNANTYHAADYTVWLGDRKGPGRVSSNAEDLLKWDQALYTEKLVSKETLSEAFTPFQLNNGNLSYYGFGWEIKMKSPFGKVVMHTGDNPGYKTIIVRYIEENKTVIVLNNNAHPDMMKVVESANLSFGKK; encoded by the coding sequence ATGAAAAGTTATACTATACTGCTTTTTCTCTATCTCTCTATAGCTTTCCAGACTGTTTTTGCGCAGCAGAGAGTTCTCAAAAAAGCCATGGTCAAGGCGGAAGGAAAGGATTTCTCTGGAGTAGTATTGGTAGCCAACCAAGGTAAAATCGAGTTTGAGGAGGCTATGGGGATGAGGAGCTATGAACAAGGAATCCCGCTTCAGTCTACAGATATATTCGAATTAGCGTCACTTTCCAAGCAGTTTACCGCTATGATGGTGATGATATGCAAGGAAAAAGGTCTGTTGGGTTTTGACGATTTAGCATCGGAATATGTAGAAACTCCCTATACTCGAATCAGTATCCGACACCTGCTTACCCACACCAGCGGCCTTCCTGATTACCAGGAAGTCATGGATGAGCACTGGGACAAAAGTAAAGTCGCTGGTAATCCCGAAATTCTTGAATACCTCAGAAAGTATGCACCTCCGATATCTTTTGAACCTGGAGAAAAATACGAATACAGCAACACTGGCTATGTGATTCTGGCGAGCATTGTGGAAAAAGTTACCGGAAGAGACTTTGTAATGCTGTCAGAAGAGTGGATTTTCAAGCCATTGAATATGAAGAGCACAGCGATCCGTTCATTAGCTGAAAAAGCAAGCGTCTCTAATTTTGCTGCGGGGCATTTGAAAAATGATCAGGGGCAATACGTCAATGCAAATACTTATCATGCTGCAGATTATACTGTATGGCTGGGCGACCGCAAAGGCCCCGGAAGGGTAAGCAGCAATGCAGAGGATCTTCTGAAGTGGGATCAGGCTCTCTACACGGAGAAATTGGTGTCCAAAGAAACGCTCTCAGAAGCCTTCACCCCATTTCAGCTAAACAATGGAAACTTGAGCTATTATGGTTTCGGATGGGAAATCAAAATGAAGAGCCCATTTGGAAAAGTAGTGATGCACACAGGGGACAATCCTGGTTATAAAACGATCATAGTACGATACATAGAAGAAAACAAAACAGTGATCGTCCTGAATAACAATGCCCATCCAGATATGATGAAGGTGGTGGAATCGGCAAATCTTTCTTTTGGAAAAAAATAA
- the uvrA gene encoding excinuclease ABC subunit UvrA produces MTLSTLSAKTDIDSLDPKEYIIIKNARVNNLKSLSVAIPRNKFVVVTGLSGSGKSSLAFDTLFAEGQRMYVESLSSYARQFLGRMEKPDVEYIKGVAPAIAIQQKVNTKNPRSTVGTTTEIYDYLKLLFSRVGKTISPISGKEVKHHTVTDIVDYIQSFEEGDKIMVSCPLQIERGRKINQELELLLQKGYTRILIDDEAFFVEDLLQEKKIPKGNYEILIDRVAVHKEDEDNQFRIADSVQTALFEGHGDCKITIPGKETRSFSDRFELDGMQFEIPSVNFFSFNNPYGACRTCEGFGNVLGIDPDLVIPDKSLSVYEGAVAPWRGESSRTWVEPLLKKGIEFDFPIHRAYEDLNDKEKALLWTGNKHFKGLDAFFEDLETKTHKIQYRVMLSRFRGRTTCPDCKGTRLRKDASYVKIEGKSITDLVLMPIDEALVFFNELNLPPHQAKIANRLLKEIQSRLSYMDEVGLGYLTLNRLTSTLSGGEYQRIKLATSLGSALVGSMYILDEPSIGLHPRDTDRLIGVLKSLRDLGNTVIVVEHEDKVMKASDQIIDIGPDAGVNGGELLFQGPIEELITSANTYTAKYLRGEEKVFNKDGNRKWKDSITVKGARENNLKNITAKFPLNTLTVVTGVSGSGKSTLIKKVLYPALGKMLGTVIDESGKYDKIEGDYKSISQVEFVDQNPIGKSSRSNPVTYVKAYDAIRALFAEQSISKQRGYKPAFFSFNVDGGRCENCAGEGIITVEMQFMADIHLTCESCKGKRFKNEILDVKYKEKDISDVLDMTIDEAMDFFKGKSQIINKLQPLQEVGLGYIGMGQSSNTLSGGEAQRVKLASFLGKGGTKAGDRILFIFDEPTTGLHFHDIKKLLHSINALIDQGHSVIIIEHNTEVIKSADWVIDLGPEGGNKGGYLTFEGTPEDMMKEEGNYTAKYLREGFV; encoded by the coding sequence ATGACTTTGAGCACTTTATCCGCTAAAACAGACATCGACTCCCTCGATCCCAAAGAGTACATCATCATCAAAAACGCCCGGGTGAACAACCTGAAAAGCCTGAGCGTGGCGATTCCCAGAAATAAATTTGTGGTGGTCACGGGGCTTTCCGGCTCAGGAAAATCCTCTTTGGCGTTCGATACTCTTTTTGCCGAAGGCCAACGCATGTATGTGGAAAGCCTTAGCTCTTATGCCCGGCAGTTCCTCGGCAGGATGGAAAAACCTGATGTGGAATACATCAAGGGCGTAGCTCCGGCCATTGCCATCCAACAAAAAGTCAATACGAAAAATCCCAGATCTACTGTCGGTACCACCACAGAGATTTACGATTACCTGAAGTTACTTTTCTCACGCGTGGGAAAAACCATCTCCCCTATTTCCGGAAAAGAAGTGAAGCACCACACTGTCACCGACATCGTGGATTACATCCAGTCTTTTGAAGAAGGGGACAAAATCATGGTTTCCTGCCCACTGCAAATCGAGCGGGGAAGAAAAATCAACCAAGAGCTGGAATTGCTTTTGCAAAAAGGCTACACCAGAATTCTGATAGATGATGAAGCCTTTTTTGTAGAAGATTTACTCCAAGAAAAAAAGATACCGAAAGGCAATTACGAGATTCTGATTGACCGGGTAGCAGTACATAAGGAAGACGAAGACAACCAGTTTCGGATTGCTGATTCTGTACAGACTGCACTCTTCGAAGGGCACGGCGACTGTAAAATCACCATCCCGGGGAAAGAAACCAGGAGCTTCTCAGATCGTTTCGAGCTCGACGGAATGCAATTCGAAATCCCGTCTGTCAACTTTTTCTCTTTCAACAACCCTTACGGTGCGTGCCGCACCTGCGAAGGTTTTGGCAATGTACTGGGCATAGACCCCGATCTGGTTATTCCTGACAAAAGCCTATCTGTTTATGAGGGTGCTGTTGCGCCATGGCGTGGTGAATCTTCCAGAACCTGGGTTGAGCCTCTTTTGAAAAAGGGGATAGAGTTTGACTTTCCTATCCATAGAGCTTATGAAGATCTTAATGATAAGGAAAAGGCTCTGCTTTGGACTGGAAACAAGCACTTTAAAGGTCTTGATGCTTTTTTCGAAGATCTGGAAACCAAGACCCATAAAATTCAGTACCGGGTGATGCTGTCCCGTTTCCGGGGCCGCACCACTTGTCCAGACTGTAAAGGAACCCGCTTGCGGAAGGACGCTTCTTATGTGAAAATAGAGGGGAAATCCATCACGGATTTGGTTCTGATGCCGATAGATGAAGCCTTGGTATTTTTCAATGAACTAAATCTGCCTCCACATCAAGCTAAAATTGCCAATCGCCTGCTAAAGGAAATCCAAAGCAGACTTTCTTATATGGATGAGGTCGGGCTTGGGTATCTGACTCTCAATCGCTTGACTTCTACGCTTTCGGGAGGCGAATATCAGCGTATCAAACTCGCCACTTCCTTGGGATCTGCGCTAGTGGGATCTATGTATATACTCGATGAGCCAAGCATAGGCTTACACCCCAGAGACACGGATCGATTGATCGGTGTATTGAAATCGCTTCGGGATCTGGGCAATACCGTGATCGTGGTAGAGCATGAGGATAAAGTGATGAAAGCCTCCGATCAGATCATCGACATAGGCCCTGATGCAGGTGTAAACGGCGGTGAATTGCTTTTCCAAGGCCCTATTGAGGAACTGATAACTTCTGCAAATACCTACACTGCAAAATACCTGCGCGGAGAAGAGAAGGTTTTCAACAAAGACGGAAATCGAAAGTGGAAGGACTCCATTACCGTAAAAGGTGCAAGGGAAAATAACTTGAAGAATATTACCGCCAAGTTTCCACTTAATACCCTGACCGTCGTCACTGGCGTCTCCGGTTCCGGAAAATCCACTTTGATCAAAAAAGTGCTGTATCCGGCTCTAGGCAAAATGCTTGGGACAGTCATCGATGAAAGTGGGAAATACGACAAAATCGAAGGTGATTACAAGTCCATTTCCCAAGTGGAATTTGTGGATCAAAATCCCATCGGCAAGTCTTCCCGCTCCAATCCGGTGACTTACGTGAAAGCATACGATGCGATCAGAGCCCTATTTGCTGAGCAGTCCATTTCTAAGCAGAGAGGCTACAAACCTGCATTTTTCTCCTTCAATGTGGATGGCGGACGCTGTGAAAACTGTGCTGGAGAAGGCATTATCACCGTGGAGATGCAGTTTATGGCGGATATCCACCTTACCTGCGAATCCTGCAAAGGCAAGCGGTTCAAGAATGAGATTTTGGATGTCAAATACAAGGAAAAGGACATCTCAGATGTGCTGGATATGACGATTGATGAAGCGATGGATTTCTTCAAGGGAAAATCCCAGATCATCAACAAACTTCAGCCGCTCCAGGAAGTTGGGCTGGGCTACATAGGCATGGGTCAAAGCTCCAATACACTTTCCGGCGGGGAAGCACAGCGGGTAAAACTGGCTTCATTTCTGGGAAAAGGCGGTACCAAAGCCGGGGATCGTATTCTTTTCATTTTTGATGAACCTACCACTGGGCTTCATTTCCACGACATCAAGAAACTCCTCCACTCTATTAATGCGCTGATCGACCAAGGCCACTCGGTCATTATCATCGAGCATAATACCGAAGTGATCAAATCCGCAGACTGGGTGATTGATCTGGGGCCGGAAGGCGGAAATAAAGGCGGTTACCTGACGTTTGAAGGAACCCCTGAGGATATGATGAAGGAAGAGGGGAATTATACGGCAAAGTATCTGAGGGAGGGTTTTGTGTAG
- a CDS encoding M20/M25/M40 family metallo-hydrolase, translated as MNKRYLLGVGLALFLGAQAQAQTEIIDKIIQEETENSQLKQIGHELMDGIGPRLVGSPQMQQAHDWAVEKYKGWGIEARNEQWGEWRGWERGITHIDMVAPWTKSLTGQQLAWSPASPAGGAQGEVIILPDLADEAAFSAWLPSVKGKYVMISAPQVSGRPDYNWEEFATEESFEKMKEERTASTNAWNERLQKTGKGRRELPVALEEAGALGIITSYWSQGFGANKIFSAYTKKVPTVDLSLEDYGLLFRLAESGSKPEINLNAQSKENGMVPTFNTIAEIKGTEKPDEYVVLSAHFDSWDGGTGATDNGTGTIMMMEVMRVLKKVYPNPKRTILVGHWGSEEQGLNGSRAFVEDHPEMMPKIQAVFNQDNGTGRIVNISGQGFVHSYEYLGRWMNQVPREITKDIQTTFPGNPGGGGSDYASFVAAGVPAFSLGSLNWSYFNYTWHTNLDTYDKIVFDDVQNNVIMAAIMVYLASEEEGQVSREVRIPTGRNGEPTEWPAMRSPTRKGGLD; from the coding sequence ATGAATAAGAGATACTTACTAGGTGTTGGCTTGGCACTATTTCTAGGAGCTCAGGCACAGGCACAGACTGAAATCATCGACAAAATCATCCAAGAAGAAACTGAAAACTCCCAACTGAAGCAGATCGGTCATGAACTGATGGACGGAATAGGTCCAAGGCTGGTAGGATCCCCCCAGATGCAACAGGCGCATGATTGGGCTGTAGAAAAATACAAAGGTTGGGGTATAGAAGCCCGCAATGAGCAGTGGGGTGAATGGAGAGGATGGGAACGGGGCATAACCCACATCGATATGGTGGCTCCCTGGACCAAATCCCTGACAGGCCAGCAACTTGCCTGGAGTCCAGCTTCTCCTGCAGGTGGTGCTCAAGGTGAAGTGATTATTTTGCCTGATCTGGCAGACGAAGCAGCCTTTTCTGCGTGGTTGCCATCAGTGAAAGGTAAATACGTGATGATCTCTGCTCCTCAGGTATCTGGTCGTCCGGACTATAACTGGGAAGAGTTTGCTACCGAGGAATCTTTCGAAAAAATGAAAGAGGAACGAACAGCATCCACCAATGCATGGAATGAACGACTTCAGAAAACCGGAAAAGGGCGTAGAGAATTGCCTGTTGCACTGGAAGAAGCGGGTGCGTTGGGCATCATTACCTCCTACTGGTCTCAGGGATTTGGAGCAAATAAAATTTTCTCAGCCTATACTAAAAAAGTGCCTACAGTGGATCTTTCTCTGGAAGATTACGGATTGCTTTTCAGATTGGCTGAAAGTGGCAGCAAGCCAGAGATCAACCTAAATGCCCAGTCCAAAGAAAACGGCATGGTTCCTACGTTCAACACCATCGCAGAAATTAAAGGAACAGAGAAACCAGACGAGTATGTGGTGCTTTCGGCCCACTTTGATTCCTGGGATGGCGGCACAGGTGCGACTGATAATGGTACGGGCACCATTATGATGATGGAAGTGATGCGCGTATTGAAAAAAGTCTATCCTAATCCGAAAAGAACCATTCTGGTAGGTCACTGGGGTTCTGAAGAGCAAGGGCTGAATGGCTCTAGAGCGTTTGTAGAGGATCATCCAGAGATGATGCCTAAAATCCAGGCAGTATTCAATCAGGACAATGGAACTGGACGCATAGTCAATATCTCCGGTCAGGGATTTGTACACAGTTACGAATACCTAGGCAGATGGATGAATCAGGTGCCCCGTGAAATTACTAAAGACATACAAACCACTTTCCCTGGAAATCCAGGCGGAGGCGGATCAGACTATGCCTCCTTTGTGGCCGCTGGTGTGCCTGCGTTTTCACTTGGTTCACTGAACTGGTCCTACTTCAATTATACCTGGCATACCAATTTGGATACCTATGACAAAATTGTATTTGACGATGTTCAAAACAACGTAATTATGGCTGCTATCATGGTTTATTTAGCCAGTGAAGAAGAAGGGCAGGTGTCCAGGGAAGTGAGAATACCTACTGGGAGAAACGGTGAACCTACCGAGTGGCCAGCCATGAGATCGCCTACTAGGAAAGGCGGGTTGGATTAA
- a CDS encoding ATP-binding protein: MPNPKRILILGPESTGKSTLASDLANHFGEPWVPEFAREYLEKLGREYRYEDMAKIGKGQMALEDRLSREANRYLFCDTDLRVIHIWSEHRFGKTDPWVIEQIKLRSYDLILLTDTDLPWEPDPLREYPDIEMRDYFLDLYKKLAAESGFPHYLVSGDRKKRLDLSKNLVSQLGKINS; the protein is encoded by the coding sequence ATGCCAAATCCTAAACGAATATTGATTTTGGGCCCAGAATCCACAGGAAAGAGCACACTTGCATCAGATCTTGCCAATCACTTCGGAGAGCCTTGGGTTCCTGAATTTGCCAGGGAATACCTTGAAAAGCTGGGTAGGGAATATCGCTATGAGGATATGGCCAAAATCGGGAAAGGCCAAATGGCCCTTGAAGATAGGCTGTCAAGGGAAGCGAATCGCTATCTTTTTTGTGATACAGATTTGAGAGTTATCCACATTTGGTCTGAGCATAGGTTTGGTAAGACAGATCCCTGGGTGATAGAGCAAATAAAGCTTAGAAGCTATGATTTGATCTTGCTGACCGATACAGATCTGCCTTGGGAGCCTGATCCATTGCGGGAATATCCCGATATAGAAATGAGGGATTACTTTCTGGACTTGTATAAAAAGCTAGCTGCAGAAAGTGGTTTTCCACATTATTTGGTTTCCGGGGATCGGAAAAAAAGACTGGATCTGTCCAAGAATCTAGTCAGTCAATTAGGAAAAATAAACAGTTAA
- a CDS encoding DUF2200 domain-containing protein gives MTSTGHHDERIAKMTFASVYPHYVTKIEKKGRTKEELHQVIEWLTGFDEDRVQKLIEEKVTFEEFFERAKLNSKVNLITGVICGYRIEEIENKLTQQVRYLDKLVDELAKGRKMEKILRI, from the coding sequence ATGACAAGCACAGGCCATCATGATGAGCGTATAGCAAAAATGACTTTTGCCTCTGTGTACCCTCATTACGTAACCAAAATTGAGAAGAAGGGCAGAACCAAAGAAGAACTGCATCAGGTGATAGAATGGCTCACAGGTTTTGATGAAGATCGTGTCCAAAAGCTGATTGAGGAGAAGGTTACATTTGAAGAGTTTTTTGAAAGAGCAAAGCTTAATTCTAAAGTCAACCTGATAACCGGTGTCATCTGTGGCTATCGCATAGAAGAAATAGAAAATAAATTGACCCAACAGGTAAGGTATCTGGATAAGCTGGTAGATGAGCTGGCAAAAGGCAGAAAAATGGAAAAGATTTTACGGATCTAG
- a CDS encoding sugar phosphate isomerase/epimerase, producing the protein MLNRRGFIRQTGLTLTATGLGLLGFIPRKAPKYKMGLQLFTIRASMAEDPRKTLQTIADYGYQDTETYGYDGTSQQFYGMPAMDFKKVLEDNSLLSTSGHYDFIKFFNSSTEELLRYTDQSIEGAHKLGQKYITWPWLDPENRSIEKFKILTDKLNRIGERVQKAGLGFAYHNHDFEFIDHNGETGYDIILQNTDPEYVKLQIDLYWVAHTYPGTVHELFQKAPGRFVMWHIKDMDKISRDYTELGNGSIDYSQILPDAEFAGMEYYYLEQGGNFALHPMQSVKESAEFFQKNLANLLS; encoded by the coding sequence ATGTTAAATCGCCGGGGTTTCATCAGGCAAACTGGACTTACCCTCACTGCTACTGGGTTGGGATTATTAGGTTTCATACCACGAAAAGCTCCAAAATACAAAATGGGACTACAACTTTTCACTATTAGAGCCTCTATGGCCGAAGACCCAAGAAAAACTTTGCAAACTATAGCAGACTATGGCTATCAGGATACAGAAACGTATGGTTATGATGGCACCTCGCAGCAGTTTTATGGTATGCCAGCTATGGACTTTAAAAAGGTGCTAGAAGACAATTCCCTGCTTAGTACCAGTGGACATTACGATTTTATCAAGTTTTTCAACAGCTCCACGGAAGAACTTCTGCGCTATACCGATCAGAGTATAGAGGGAGCGCATAAGCTAGGGCAAAAGTACATTACCTGGCCATGGTTAGATCCTGAAAACCGCTCCATTGAAAAATTCAAGATCCTGACGGACAAATTGAACCGGATAGGCGAGCGGGTACAAAAGGCAGGTCTAGGTTTTGCTTACCACAATCATGATTTTGAATTTATTGATCATAATGGTGAAACCGGCTATGATATTATACTACAAAACACCGATCCTGAATATGTAAAATTGCAGATAGACCTCTACTGGGTAGCACACACTTACCCAGGCACAGTACATGAACTTTTTCAGAAAGCTCCCGGACGCTTCGTGATGTGGCACATCAAAGACATGGATAAAATAAGCAGAGACTATACTGAGCTGGGTAACGGGTCAATTGATTATTCCCAAATTCTCCCAGATGCTGAGTTTGCCGGCATGGAATATTACTATCTCGAACAAGGGGGGAATTTCGCTCTTCACCCTATGCAGAGCGTTAAGGAAAGTGCTGAGTTTTTTCAGAAAAACTTAGCAAATCTACTTTCTTAA
- the pnuC gene encoding nicotinamide riboside transporter PnuC — MDFQFLIDGFAEGLRQMSWLEAFAVFLGIASVFYSMRVNILVYPTGIISTLIYVWICFQYKLYADMGINAYYFGMSVYGWYVWTHPKAGATEVPVTWMKTKGWILAIGILLLSYLLISYVLVHFTDSDVPYWDSFTTASAFVGMWLMAKKKVENWIFWIITDFVAVPLYFYKGLILTSFQYLFFTVLAIMGLIAWIKTARTYAKS; from the coding sequence ATGGATTTCCAGTTTTTAATCGATGGATTTGCGGAGGGGCTTCGTCAGATGTCATGGCTGGAGGCTTTTGCCGTATTTCTTGGTATAGCTTCGGTATTTTACTCCATGAGGGTGAATATATTGGTTTACCCAACCGGGATTATTTCCACGCTTATCTATGTGTGGATTTGCTTTCAATATAAATTGTATGCGGACATGGGCATCAATGCCTATTATTTTGGGATGTCCGTTTATGGTTGGTATGTATGGACTCACCCAAAAGCAGGAGCAACAGAAGTACCGGTCACCTGGATGAAAACTAAAGGATGGATCCTCGCAATCGGAATTTTACTACTTTCCTATCTTCTTATTTCCTATGTGCTGGTTCATTTCACAGATAGCGATGTGCCGTATTGGGATTCATTTACTACAGCTTCTGCTTTTGTAGGTATGTGGCTGATGGCCAAGAAAAAGGTGGAAAACTGGATTTTTTGGATTATTACAGATTTTGTAGCTGTTCCTCTTTACTTCTATAAAGGATTGATTTTGACCTCTTTTCAATATCTTTTTTTTACTGTATTGGCTATAATGGGATTAATTGCCTGGATCAAAACTGCACGCACCTATGCCAAATCCTAA